The genomic stretch CTGCACGTTGCCGAGAAAGCGGAAAGTCTGCGTGCCGCGCAgccagagaggcgcaggaaaGGCGTTCCAGAGCGAACCACCCAGGGAacggggaggggagggggaggggcgctgcggctccgaCGGGGCTCCCTCCTGCAGAAGATGAAGTTGCCTGCTGAGAAGCGTAaaaaaggcgagacgcgccagTCAGAAAGCGGTCGCGGCAGTTTGGCAAGCCCAGTTCGCGCAgagttcgccgtcgctgcagcgaAACAAGGACacaggcgcctccttcgctgcgtAGCCGACGCGAATTcccgtctgcgcccgcgcgaagacgaagggggagagcgaggaggacgccgcgacAGGCGGAGAGCCGAGAAGAGGCGTCAAATAAaactgctgctgcggaggaaacgaagccgcaggccagcgtcgccagcgaagaagcagacggcgaagcgggTGCGGGGTGTCACGCCGCAAACAGAAGAGTGGATCGGCGAGGGCTTCGCCGGAGAAGGCGGACAGACAGGAGGTAGGGACGAGTCAGAAGCGCGAGGTTGTGCGCTGGCACGCgggcagacgaggagacagtcGCCGGCTGGAAAAGCCGCGAGGACGATGCACGAGGGCAACGCAGGCTGGAAGCAGGAGCGGAACGGAGGCGCAAAAAAACAAAGGGGCATTCGAGCCGGTGAGCGCGAAATTCGAAACGTGAAAGGCAGatgcgacgacgcggagagactcagcggcgcagcgacggaAAAAGAGTTGAGAAACGCGGACGCACAGAGGCCCCGACAGGTGACGCGCacaaggcgaagaagaaggagatgAGCAGGCGAATGAAGAGACGAAAGACAAAACTGAAAAGAAAGACGACACACAGAAGCAGAGACCAATGCTTCCACACGGTAGCCCCAGTGCGCACGCGGTACGTGCGGAGGTCCGCTCCTGGAGGGCACGAAGGGACGCGATCTGCACTTCGGGTGGAAACCTGAGTCAGAAAAACGAGAGACACCAAGcaaaggagaaaaacggaaGAGAAAAGTCAGCAGAGTGAAGTTCAAGTGGAGCGAAAAAGCTGTCAAAGAAGGACCTTCACAACGGCCTCGTTTCGCGTGTAcgagtgtacgtacaccgggGCATCACGCCATCTGCGATCGATGCGTGGCGAAGGAATGCAGAAAAAAGCAGAGTGAACAATCTTTCCTGGGTCAGAGTTCAGCGCCGTTGTCTCGAAATGCTTTTTCGCCTCCAGAAGCGCGCGAAACTTGCTCGCTCGCTGCTCTGAAAATACCGCAAAGATTCTACAAAATGCTGCATGTGGCGTGAAGATGCCCCATGGGGTGGTGTGTAACCGTCCTAAAAAAGGAGAAAGCGGACGCGCCAGGCCTCAGGGTTTCTCAAATAAGACAGAGAAGCGATAGAAGGCAAAACAGACTGAATATTGCTGCAGAATCGAGGCGAAAGCAACCTGTTTCCCAGCAAACATCCGCTTCTCAGGCTATTTTGCGCGACTGTCTAGCGTCCTTCAGGCGCCCGACCCCCCTTAGCTCGTGCGATCTACAAGGCTCTCACCGGCAGAGCACTCCAGCGTTTAGAAAAACTCTGCGGCGTTGCTGCGAAACTCTAGCCGTGCGCTGTCTTCCCCCTTGACGGACTTCTTCTACGGCAATCACAAACAAGTCTTACCTTTGTTTTCGCCCTTTTTCTTGAATTCCGTGATTCCGCTTTTTAGCTTCCGTACCCGActtctctcccgcggcgtGGTTTCCGTGTGGCAGGCAGGAGGAACTCGCTCCTTCCTCGTTTCTTTGATTTCTTTGGACTTCTCCTCTTCTAAAATGGCAGAGAACAACGCAAATGCCGCCCAGAAGTTTCAGCGCAGCATCGAGGAGCTTACTGCGCAAAACCCGCATACAGATGTGAGCCTGTCTCCGGATATCTTTTTGAGAAAGCGTCTTCCCTCCTGGACGGGCATCCGGCCGCATGCTCGCGATGCCCTTATGAGCATTCCTCTTTGCTGTGCACATGCCTTTTCTGCTCCCTGATCGATTTATGATCTACAGAGAGAGGCTCATTCGAGTTGTTGCGTGCATGTGCACGAGGGAGAGATGTGCGCGTGGACCTCCCTCGCATTTTCTGCCAGCACGGCGAGCGTGACTGTGCGCATCTCGCCTGAGGTCCTACCCTGAACAAAGAAGAGTATGACAATTCGCGAGACGAGTCCGTGCCATTTGAACGTGTTGGTAttcgcgtgcggcgcagaagTGCGCGCGTTTGATCGGTAgtgtctgcttcgcgcgcctgggTTCGAGCTCCCCGATTCGGGGAAGCGGACATAGCGGATGACGTGAGAAACATGgttgtcttcttctttttcgcaggATCCCCGATGCATGCAAATCAACCAGATGAACAACTGCAGCATGCGCTACGCCATGtttgcgcgctgctgcaaaGAGTTGGGTGACGACAACACTCGCTGCAAGTGAGTGAGAAAGAGGCTccgcgcggcaggctgctTCGAATATGTATGTACACGTATATGTCGCGTGCGTGGCTCGTATtcatatatatctgtgtatgtgtatgtgatggATACGACGGGCGACTGTGACCTTGAATCTGAGGAGAGTTTGGCGACGCTTTCTTTCTATTTCTAAGCCTTCGCAGAGATGCAGGAGTGTGCATTTTGGCTTGTCGTATTGGAGCATTTGTTTCTCTGTTTCCGGGGGAAGCTTCGCCTGCCACGACACGTATCTCGGCACCTCTCCCTAGAATTTGAATCTGCGGCGGATTCAGGACGGCCGGCGTTCCCGggggcgcatgcagcgacgaggcctgGGGTGTCTCTTGGACTGTCACGTGAGTGTCCACGCCGCAGGAGGGCTGTTTTTTACACGTTTCTTGAGGGtttttctccgcgtctctgaccgtgcggcgcctgcaggtaCCAGTTCTACCGCGCCCAGGTCGCGTGCCCCATCGAGCAGATCGAAATCTGGGAGGACCATCGCCAGAAAGGTGCGTGTATCTTCAgattttctctcctcgctgtttGCTCCAGTCCCCGCGCCTCGTGTGCGGCGAAAACCTGAGTTTTCCCACATGttctcggcgctggcgcggatTCTTTTCTTGCGCCTGTTTTGGGGAGTATCTGCACGACGCGAGGGCGTTTTCCCCCCTGTTTTCCTTTTCAGGCTCCTGCCACTTCGACCTTCTGCCCGAGTTCTCCACGCGGCACATGTGGCAGTAGAGAGCGGACTTTGTTTCCTTTGGGGTTATCtcgtcgcgtcgcgcgaCGTGCGGCACTCCAGAGCGTGCGCCACAGGCTCAGCCGTGTCGTGCGAAGAAAAGGCGGATCTCtgcaaagaagaggaaagcatTGGCGCTTCAGCGGAAATGCTGCGCAGGCAGATGCCCTGCGTCTCTTGTCCCCGTGGGGAGAGAGGAATGCGAGGCCTTCGGCACGTTTGCCTAGCCTCAACCTACCGCGCCCACCGCGCGAAGCCGAGCCCTGCTAGCGGCGACGGAGCGCGTGCGCACCCCGGAAGACTGCAGCGGGCTGCTTCGCAGGTTTCTGCGCGTTGAAGACTagacagagagcggcgcgagaaaCGTCGGctggcgtcttcctcttcgagaGTGCTTCAAGAGCCCCctccggcctccgcggggAGCGATAAAGCAGGTGCGACGAGTCTGCGCGATTCTtcgtgcgtcgcctgcgcatgcagcgcaggcgcgtgtgAGGGCTCTGCCTTCGCGTGCAGGACGCCGTCCTATCGCGTCTACACATGTGAAGTGGAAAAGGCAATTGTACTTTGAAAAACAGAAGACTCGCTGTCTCCTGAAGTCCCCCTgtctcgcggctgcaggcgttcATCGCCTGATCCGCCGAGACGGGAGACAGCCAGGCAACGCGTGAGAAATCATGTCAAGCTAGTCCTCTATCCTCgccccgaggaggaggcgcgcgagacgccacGAGGGcccagctgcggccgctcccTGCAAGAAAAAAGGAACACCGCGAGCCACACCGCGCTGCGGACACTTGCCGGTCTGTCAGACCCAGAAAAATCGCGAATgaggaggcgacagacactctcgcctcgccgttcCAGGTGGGCGGCGTGGCACGGGGAAGGGGAGCTTCTTCGTTGAACGGGACAGGTTACCAGTTAAAGCGTACGACGAGCCTTGCGGCCGGTCCGCGACACActcgctctttctctcgctcaCTAAAAGCCTGAACTCTCCTTAGCGGCTGCGCACACGTAGGGGCGGTTTGTCTAGTAGACAACTCTGCAGCGGGGAAGAAGCAACGAAAGCGTTGCGAAGCAACGCAGGAAGAGGGTGAGCACCCCGCTTGCTTCCACGAGTGACTTCTCATCGCTGGCTTTTCGTCGTTATCCTCCCTCTCGATGTGAAGCCGGGGGGCTTCACATCGGATTTTTTTagctctgcagctgcggctcaCGCTTaagcaggcgcggctgccagcTACGagtgcgccgcgcgactccGTCAGCgcctttctgtctctcgcccCTGCACACGTAGCGCAAAGCTCGCGGCCGCTTAGGGTCCCTCCTCGTGCGATAGGCTCAGACTGTGTGTGATCTGTCCCGTAAAAACGACTTCTGGAACTACCTTCTCTCTACAGCACACTgccaggcagcgcgaggcagcagagccaCCCCTTGTTACACTCAAAAAGCAGCAGTCCGGGAGATCTTTCTCCCACGATCCACCGGAAGGTTGCGtgttcgctgcggcgcgcaagCGTCGCGGCTGTTGCGCGAAGCACGAAAGGCTTTTGGAGCATGGCCTCGAAAGCGAATGAAATCCCCCCAAGCCCGACGAGCGGGTCTGTTCGGGCGCATATAATGATTCTGAAcacgtatgcatgcatgcgcatctgCGTGTGTATGAAGTTGAGCCGCTTGCTGCATACGGATCGATGCAGCGCGTAggctgccgcctcgaggAGTGAAGCATCTGTTCCTGCTAGACACCTGccgtctcctttcttctctctcttttgcgTGGAGGCACGTGAATGTGTCTGCCCCAGAGTCAGTTTTCTGAGTTTTTTTTTAATTCGCTTTTCACAGTCGCCTTGACTCGACTCCGGCGGGGCTGCGTGGCGCGCAgggcccgcgcgcgctgggaAATGAGGAGTCGCCTGACACAGGAGAAAGTGTCCGCGGCTCTATCGATCAGCGACACAACGCAGCGCCATGCTTGTTCTCTTCCTGCTCTGCGCCTGGGTGTgcctctgcaggctgcgGCCTTCACAGCTTCTTTGCCGTCAGTCGCCGCGGGGTAGCCTCGGGTTCAGATATCGAAGGTGTCTCTTCGTGTGCTCACAGGGCCTCTAATCTACGTGAGAGCGCTGTGGCAAGAACGACAAACCCATCCGGTTGCCCTGGGGGTACATGATGAGAATAGGTCAAAAatgcgagacgccgcgcccgcgcggggctttcctctgcttccccCTGGCGCAGCCCTCTCCTgagcgccgcgtgcgagAGGCCCTCCTCGAGAACTCCACATCCAACGCCTCAGATCTGCACTACCCAGGAGCTGCAGACCTGCCACCTCTAGGGGGAGCGTAGCAGCGCGAGTCCCGCGCTCGGTCCGCGTCCTCAGCCCGAGCTGTGAGTCAAAATCTCAGCAGAGGCCAGGGAGGCTCGacagaaggaggcggagtTGGCGGCTGcccaggagggcgaggccctTCCCCTGCCTTCAGATCTGGTCGCGCCCCGGGGCAGTCCCGCGAAGACCTTTGGAGCTCCAGGCGAGTGAAGAAAgcatgcgcggcggcaaCCGCCCTCCCGGCATGCCTTTGACGACTGCACTCGCAGATGCTGATGCTGCTTTGAATCACTGCGACGATtgaggccgtcgcggcgatGTGTATTCTTGTTTTCCGTGCCTCCCAGGCGGCTTAGGCCTGCGCGACAaacaggcgcaggcggccttCTGCTCGACAGCGACTTGAtcggaggagggagagatgAGGGAGAAGAGACTCCCGCGCTGCACACGTGGGGACGCTTCgcacagctgctgcgctgtcCCGAGGACGTGGCGCGAGAGGCTTTCTCTTGTTTCTGTGGATCTCCACGGATCTGCTCCACGAAAGGAAGGCCGGTCACGCGTTTCTTTACACGTTTTTGCTGAGGCAGAAGTCCGTTTTCGTGCCACGCGGGCCTCGCACGCAGCCGGGGCACGTGTGTTGTCTGACGAGTGtcgagacgacgcggcgcacTGAAGTCCGCATGAAGGCTGGTACATTACTTCACTTTGCATTTTCAAACCACGATATTCATCGGTAAAGATTCTTGGTTCGGACTTGCAGACGGTCTCGCGCGAGGTCGCGCGTAGAACCGTTCGGACAGCTCGCTGTTTCTTTCTTCGTGCGTTTGCGGGGGTCCTAGTCCTGCCTCGAACGCGCAGCGACCCGACATCTTTTTTCCCTTTCTTTTTTGCAGAAAACTCCCGCAGATttcagcgcgccgcggcccctcgccgcgctgggctgcggttttttcctctctctgtgggCTTTGTCCaactctctttctctccctcgtctctgcgcgccgcgcgcggcaacCACACTTCTGGGGCGGGAAAAAGCTTTCTCAAGCTTTttgctcgcgcctctcgcccgtCGTCGAGCAGTTTTTTcgtgcggccgtcgcgggcgcgcgttCCTTTTTCTGTTCGTCATTCATTGGTGCCATTCTTCGCCTGACTGCGTCCCTTCCCGCGCTTCTCCCTCCACCGGGGGCTAGTAGTCTGTCTCCCTGCGCTCTCCCCCTTTGCGGACGCCCATtttgcgtctttttctgGCTCGTTGTCtcccctctctgcttcggcgCACTCTTCGGCCGACCCCTTCCCACGTCTGTTTCGCCCCGGCAGCCTCCTTGGCTCCTGTCTCCCCTCTTTTTTCATCCGTTGGACCTAGGCATCTCGTCTTTttccctgtctctcccctGGCGGTtccgcgcggggctgcgcctttctgcagctgcctcgccAGCCTATGATTGgcggtctgccgccgcccgcttGTCCTTTCTCTGGTTTCGATTTCTCGCGACCCTCACGCGCAGAAGGATggcaaagaagaagaaggcgagccccgcgcggcgggacgtgagcgctgcgggcggcgctctgctgccggcatctgcggcggcgaaaacgcgcgttttcctgcgcgagcgcgtcgagccggccgcgccgcgccgcatcgTCGTCGCGGACCCGCCAGCccacgaggaggccgcgcccgccgcggcctctgagactgcggagacgcggaaggcgcggctgctgggaATGTCGCTGGACGCGGTCAttcgcgcggaggagagtgcgcttcgcgccgagaagaaggcttcgcgcgccggcgcgcggcctcaacTGAAAaacgagacgccgcggctggtGACACGGCTGCCCGGACCCGTTGCGGGCGCCGCACCCGCGGTGCTGCGCCCCGCGCAGGCCCGAAGCGTCTCCCTGAAGCCCGCAGTCCCAGTCCCTTCTGCACcggctgctgtctccgcggcctccgcggccgccgtggaCGGGGGTCTGGGGgccgcctccagcagcgggcgcagcgtgctgcgcgccgagggcggggTGGGCGCGGGGCGCCTATTTCGCCAGGCGATggtcgggcgcggcgcgaaagGGGCGAGTGTCTCCTGGGACCGTAGCGAGGGGCCTGCGGTGGCagtccgcctcgtcgccgcccagaCGGCGGGACCGGCGGACGAGTTGtcggagcgcgaggagggcgaggcggaggagagttGCGCCAGACAGAAGGAcggagcagctgcagaagcgcaggcgccgtgCGTCGCGGCGTTGTGTCGCGGGGAGGCGCCGGGTGGCTCccgcgcgagctcgaagaGAACGAGCGTTGAGGAGGGGTTGATTTGCGAAGACGATGAGGACGGCACGGACCGCAAGCGGCCCCCCTACTCTTCGCGGAAGCCTGAGGGCACTggggcctcgcgcctcctcaacGGGACCGGCGTGCAGCtcatcgccgccgcgagccacaaccgggcgcgcctctccagccGCACTCCCCTGGGCGTCCGCCTCTCACCCGCAGCGACCGGCTCGCCCACGCCGCGCGTGAAGCTCATTGGGCGCGATGAGGCCGGCGGCTCGAGGCTGACTGGAGACGACGAGATAGACGCcgagaggggggaggacgcggccgcagcggaagGGGGTGATGAGGAGacgccctcctcgctggACGCCGGCGGAGTCCCTCGGAAGGTCGTTCTCGCGGGGGACGGATTcggagccgcgggcgagagggggctgcaggcccgccggagggccgcagcggggggcgcggacgcgacggcggcaccCGAGGGCGAAGTGGGCGCGGAAGATGGCGCGGCTCGACTCACAGCCGCCAGGCGCAACGCGGGGctctcggcctcgcgcccagTGTCCGTGGGCGCGAGAGGACTGGCGGAAGTCTGCGTGCAGAAGCCGGCGCCGGTAaagagcggagagaagaagggcaaGAACAAGCccacgcgaggcgacgagaggcgtgcggctcgcgcgtgcctgcaggcggccgcgaaggccgccgcggcgtcgtcttcggcgctgcGAGTGTCTTCATCTCGCGCGGTTGTCGTggaccgcgaggcggcccAGGGCGACAGAGCCCTTTGTGCGTCTCCGAAACCCGCGGCTGGAAGGCGTGCAGGAGCCGGGGCGTCGatcggccgcggcgacgacgaggcctccTCTGCGACCCCGGGCTCGGGCTCGCCacccgctcgcctcgccgaaaaggagacggagggcgcgaggaggtctgcgtctccacctccgccggaggaggacgcccgccaccgcggcggccgcgcgtcggcggggggcggccttcgcgggaggggcgcctccagcgcagTTGGTCggggagacaggcgcgcgagagaggaggattCTGAGAGAGACACTTTCGCGAGGGCAGAGCGgaaaggcgcggagacagatgCGTGGGGGGTTTCTCGGGGCAGGTGCGACGGCCCGAAAGTCCTTGGGGGCCGCGCCGGCAACCCAATCCTcgttctgccgccgccgacctcAGCGGGGACTGGAGAccgacgcgacggcggctggagcggcgaggacgctgcgcgccgcgtgaTGCGGCGAGACGActcgcgcgaagagcgaggagagggagctCGGGGCGTGTTGCAGTCTGAACGCCTCGCTCGAGACTGCCGTGGCCGAAGACTGGACGGAAGTCTCTCGAGGCAGGGCCCCGAAGagcccgcaggccgcgcctccacggcggGGGAAAAGGCCCTTCTGAGggggcgcgcgggccgcAACAGGGacctctcgccctccgcacgcagctccgcctcgcaCCGTGACCGTGAGCAGGCCTGGTCGGCGCGAACCCAGGACGCCGCTCGGtctccttcgctgtcgcgcccgcgaagcggccgcgactgcagagcaggaggcgcgtcgaggtcgccgtctgcgcgaggagaccgacGCCAGGGCTTTTCTGTGAGGGACGCTGAAGGCCGAAGACGAGACCGAGCCGACGACCTTTCGAGGTCGCCGGGGCCGCTGGAAGGAaagagccgccgccgggcaGGGACGAGGAGCCCGAGAAGGGACAGTCGCAGCAGGAGCCtagagagggcgaggccagTGGCGCCTGGGACGTggggcgcgcagagacagacgacgcgccgggGCGCCTCGTGGgaggacagagagagacagcgctcggtctctccttctccgcagaggcgccgcggagacgcgaccactgtgcgcggcgccccaCAAGAGGgtgggcgagccgcggccgcggagggctcGGCGCGGGGCGGCAAAGGAGCTGCGCAGGGCCTTCCCGAGGAgagggaaggcgagagagtcgacctcgagagcggcgagcggcgagaggccaAAGACGGAGAAGGGGAGGCgtccttttcttctgcacGCATCGTGATCTTGTCGGGGACtcaagagcgaggcgcgtcgggccgcggagacggagcTGTCAGAGAtgctgcgaagaagaggcaacgCAGCCGGTCGGGCTCACGAGAAGacagagcgagacgcgcaagTCTAGACGCCGCGATTGCGCCTCAGAACCGAAGTTCGTCACGAGGACCAGAGGGACGAGCCCCGTCTCCTCAGGCGAAGCGTCTCCGTAGAACAGATGAACCGCTGGGAgacccgcgcgcccgctctcCACTGCCAGCCTCCACCGACCCCGTGaaacgcgacggcgagcggcgcggagtgAGGAGTCGCAGCTCGTCGCTGGAGCAGCACTGCGCCCGGCAAGGCCCGCCTGCGAAGAACGTTGGCggacagcgaggcggcgcggcccgGGGGCCTGGGACGACTGGTCCGCTACCGCACCcgggcgcccggcgccgcgggtcgTCCCACGGCGGAGCGGACAGGGACCGACGGAGCATGAGTCGACGCGGGCGATCCGTCTCCGAGCACGTTTCTCgagggccttcgcctcgaaAACGGGGCCGACAGGCGAGCCCGCTCCGAGGCCGGGATGATCGCTTCTTgcggcgcgggagccgcagccgcagctggtCGACCGGCGGGCCTGGTCGAGcccagcgcggcggggacacccgcgccgcgccaggaggccgcggcgcgtcgctgtcgctgcggaGGGGCGGTGGCGTACCCCTTTCGGCGAAGCGAGTAGACCGAGGACGCAGTGTCTCCGCGTCGACGCACTCACCACGAGGCCGGGGCGGGCGGTCCCCCcactcgctgtcgccgcgcgcgggcgcgcctgcgggacGCAAATGGAGCCACGGTCGGAGCTACGAGAGTCGACGGTGGGACTCGCGCGACTTCGGCCGGAGCaggagcgcgacgccggaCTCGAGGCGAGGCCCTTCCAGCCGCAGCTGGAGTGGATCGCGGAGCCCAAGCGAGGACCGAAGAAGGGGACCCTatcgccgcggtcgcgacagagcgagaggagcgtatcactcctcttcctcgtACTCGCtatcgccttcgccgcgtcgtggCCTGCGCACAGCGTACTCGAGCCGCTCGTCGTCTCCACCCGGAGCCCGCGatcgcctgcgaggccgccaTGGAgactcgtcgccgtcgcccgtcgCCAAGGGTCGCGGCTACCGCCGGAGTtattcgccgcgcctcgaagaggcccgcgcagggccgcgaggccgcggcgtcgacggGCGCGGATACGAGCCAAGGAGACCAGGCAACCAGGACCCGCCCAGCACGGCGGGCCGTCGGCTGCCAGGTTCGATGGGCCCGCAGCCTGACGGGGACCGGAGACACGAGGGGCCGCCGCGGTACGACGCgccgggcgaggccgcggtcGGGAGCGTGCCGGTGGTGTTGCGGACGCgtcggcagcgcgaggagtcCCAGGAGGAGCGGCCGATGATGAAAACCGCGCGGCATCCGTACGCGGGTCCGGTCGTGCTGACACCGCCGACCTCGTCTCGCCACTCCGGACCCGCGCACCCGGTCGTCTACCGCCCGCACGGGCCCGCTGGAGCCCAACCGGAGCGCCGCGGGTCGACTGGCccgagccgcagagacggaCGAGACGTGGATGGAGACAGACCCTACGGCCTGGGTGGTCACGCGTCCGGCTCTTCGCAGGACGACCCGCGCATGGGTCCGGCCGCGCGGTGCTACGACGACCCCCGCCGCGGTCCCCCCGTCGGGgggggccgcggcgagccggaGCTGGACctgaggagacaggcggctggcgacggcgcgcggggcgctCGGCTCGACCGGGCGGGAGACAGCCTCGCGGGTCAcgggcgcagcgcccagCCCACGATGCCGGGTCCAGacgactcgccgccgcgtgcgtgcCGCGAGTACGTCCTCGGCCGCAGGTgccccgcgggcggcggcgcgaagtGCCCCTTCCTGCAtcccgcgcagagagacttTTTCAAGTTCGATCAACACTCGCTGCGGCTGAAGCAGACGTACATGCacgaggctgcagcgctcggctggacgccctcgcggcgccacggaggcgcgcgcgcgcccgacggcgaccgcgggcgcGTGGAGCCCAAGGggccggcgggcgcccgGAGATTGGATCCCCGCGGCCAGGAGCCCGACAGCCGGAGGAGGCATTCCGGGACGGACGAGGGCAGAacccgcgaggaggagggccgcagagacaggagagcggccgaaagcgcgcgcgagaagaagaccggCGGCGTAGATCAGACTGAGCAACAGCGCAGAACCGGCGACGAGCGAGTGACTGAGGAGAAggctggaggcggagacgacaacgaggaggcgcggagggagccAGTGCAGCGCTCAGCTTCGCAGCAGAGGGCGCTGGACGGTTACTTCAAAAAACAGACTGCGGAGTTCCTCAACGCCGAGTCCTACATGGAGGGCTGGTGCAAGAAAGAGCTCATTGAGGTGAGCCTACGAGAAGAACCGGCTACCGTGATcccggcgagaggcgggcaAACAGTGGATTCGACACAGGCAGCGCATAGCAGATGAGGCAGCGGTATCCTCTTAACACCTCCCAGGGGCGGGGAAAGAAAAAACTGGAGCTaaaaagaagcgaagagaaaaagatgCTGGCAGCCCACAGATGCGAACACGGTCAGGGTCTTGCCCCGTTGAGGTGTCTGTGTTCGAGGCTCGAGTGACTTGCGATGCGTTTTCCCTCCCTCTGTTTGCAGTACTTCTACGACGAATATCTGAGCCAAAACATGACGAAGGAGGATGCGCTTGCGTCGGCGACAGGTGAGGCGAAACTGCCTGGCGtgcctctttttctgcgtctctctctacCTGGTTTGTGCCTTGCCGTCTCCGCGAGTTTTTCGTTTTCCGTCTCACGCGGCCCCCATCTCCTG from Besnoitia besnoiti strain Bb-Ger1 chromosome X, whole genome shotgun sequence encodes the following:
- a CDS encoding hypothetical protein (encoded by transcript BESB_018350) encodes the protein MKLPAEKRKKGETRQSESGRGSLASPVRAEFAVAAAKQGHRRLLRCVADANSRLRPREDEGGERGGRRDRRRAEKRRQIKLLLRRKRSRRPASPAKKQTAKRVRGVTPQTEEWIGEGFAGEGGQTGGRDESEARGCALARGQTRRQSPAGKAARTMHEGNAGWKQERNGGAKKQRGIRAGEREIRNVKGRCDDAERLSGAATEKELRNADAQRPRQAGGTRSFLVSLISLDFSSSKMAENNANAAQKFQRSIEELTAQNPHTDDPRCMQINQMNNCSMRYAMFARCCKELGDDNTRCKYQFYRAQVACPIEQIEIWEDHRQKGSCHFDLLPEFSTRHMWQ
- a CDS encoding hypothetical protein (encoded by transcript BESB_018360), with the protein product MAKKKKASPARRDVSAAGGALLPASAAAKTRVFLRERVEPAAPRRIVVADPPAHEEAAPAAASETAETRKARLLGMSLDAVIRAEESALRAEKKASRAGARPQLKNETPRLVTRLPGPVAGAAPAVLRPAQARSVSLKPAVPVPSAPAAVSAASAAAVDGGLGAASSSGRSVLRAEGGVGAGRLFRQAMVGRGAKGASVSWDRSEGPAVAVRLVAAQTAGPADELSEREEGEAEESCARQKDGAAAEAQAPCVAALCRGEAPGGSRASSKRTSVEEGLICEDDEDGTDRKRPPYSSRKPEGTGASRLLNGTGVQLIAAASHNRARLSSRTPLGVRLSPAATGSPTPRVKLIGRDEAGGSRLTGDDEIDAERGEDAAAAEGGDEETPSSLDAGGVPRKVVLAGDGFGAAGERGLQARRRAAAGGADATAAPEGEVGAEDGAARLTAARRNAGLSASRPVSVGARGLAEVCVQKPAPVKSGEKKGKNKPTRGDERRAARACLQAAAKAAAASSSALRVSSSRAVVVDREAAQGDRALCASPKPAAGRRAGAGASIGRGDDEASSATPGSGSPPARLAEKETEGARRSASPPPPEEDARHRGGRASAGGGLRGRGASSAVGRGDRRAREEDSERDTFARAERKGAETDAWGVSRGRCDGPKVLGGRAGNPILVLPPPTSAGTGDRRDGGWSGEDAARRVMRRDDSREERGEGARGVLQSERLARDCRGRRLDGSLSRQGPEEPAGRASTAGEKALLRGRAGRNRDLSPSARSSASHRDREQAWSARTQDAARSPSLSRPRSGRDCRAGGASRSPSARGDRRQGFSVRDAEGRRRDRADDLSRSPGPLEGKSRRRAGTRSPRRDSRSRSLERARPVAPGTWGAQRQTTRRGASWEDRERQRSVSPSPQRRRGDATTVRGAPQEGGRAAAAEGSARGGKGAAQGLPEEREGERVDLESGERREAKDGEGEASFSSARIVILSGTQERGASGRGDGAVRDAAKKRQRSRSGSREDRARRASLDAAIAPQNRSSSRGPEGRAPSPQAKRLRRTDEPLGDPRARSPLPASTDPVKRDGERRGVRSRSSSLEQHCARQGPPAKNVGGQRGGAARGPGTTGPLPHPGARRRGSSHGGADRDRRSMSRRGRSVSEHVSRGPSPRKRGRQASPLRGRDDRFLRRGSRSRSWSTGGPGRAQRGGDTRAAPGGRGASLSLRRGGGVPLSAKRVDRGRSVSASTHSPRGRGGRSPHSLSPRAGAPAGRKWSHGRSYESRRWDSRDFGRSRSATPDSRRGPSSRSWSGSRSPSEDRRRGPYRRGRDRARGAYHSSSSYSLSPSPRRGLRTAYSSRSSSPPGARDRLRGRHGDSSPSPVAKGRGYRRSYSPRLEEARAGPRGRGVDGRGYEPRRPGNQDPPSTAGRRLPGSMGPQPDGDRRHEGPPRYDAPGEAAVGSVPVVLRTRRQREESQEERPMMKTARHPYAGPVVLTPPTSSRHSGPAHPVVYRPHGPAGAQPERRGSTGPSRRDGRDVDGDRPYGLGGHASGSSQDDPRMGPAARCYDDPRRGPPVGGGRGEPELDLRRQAAGDGARGARLDRAGDSLAGHGRSAQPTMPGPDDSPPRACREYVLGRRCPAGGGAKCPFLHPAQRDFFKFDQHSLRLKQTYMHEAAALGWTPSRRHGGARAPDGDRGRVEPKGPAGARRLDPRGQEPDSRRRHSGTDEGRTREEEGRRDRRAAESAREKKTGGVDQTEQQRRTGDERVTEEKAGGGDDNEEARREPVQRSASQQRALDGYFKKQTAEFLNAESYMEGWCKKELIEYFYDEYLSQNMTKEDALASATAYVERPEEYGLRRTSAEGGRESASS